The Coriobacteriia bacterium genomic sequence CCAGCATGATGATCATCGCAACCACGAAGGGCGCGTTGGGGATGTGCAGGTACTCGATGAGGTGCGCGTGCCGAGCGACCAGCTTGGGCGCGATCCACAACTCGAAGACGAGGAACAAGACGATCCCGCCTGCGACGACGGCGATCCTGATCGGCTGGAAGCTGCCGCCGACCGACCCCATAACGATGGCGAGCAAGAGAAGCCCGATCACGTCATCGATGACAGCCGCAGCCAGAATAAGCTTCGACACCTCGAGGCGTACAAGCCCGCGATCCTTGAGCACCCGCGCGGTCACACCGACCGATGTCGAGACGATAGCTGTGCCGATGAAGAGCGCCGCGAGCCAGCTGAATCCGAAAACGAGGCCGAAGCCGATTCCGCCCGCAAACGACAGGATGACCCCGAATGCGGCGACCACGAAGGCTCTTGGGCCCACGCGGAAGAACTCAGACGGCTTGGTCTCAAGCCCGACGACGAACCGCAGAACGATGACGCCTAACAGCGACAGCGTCATGAGAGGCACCGATATCGTGCGAACCAGACCCAGCCCGTAAGGCCCGACCACGATTCCCGCGATGATCTCGCCGACGACCGCGGGAAGCTTGAGCCGCTCGAAGATCTCGCCGAAGAACTTCGCCGCGGCGAAGACGACAAGCAGATCGAGCAGGATGTTAGCGGTTGTCGGCACGACCGTCCTCTACTGTCTCAGCCAGGTGAAGCCGTTCATGCGTGGCTCAAGCACCCCGTTCAGTCGCTTAGAACGCCTAGTTTGCCGACAGCCCGATTCCGCCACTCGGTCTGCCATCAACGTACGTGCGCCCGGCGCTCGTGAACCAACCCGCAGGCGAGTTCGCGCAGCGCGATCAAGGTCGGCTTGCGCAGGACGTGCGTCAGCGCCCGACCGAGAACGTCAGCCGAGTAGACACACCCTCGTTTGGCTCGGCAGATGAGTTCTTTGGGATCGATGTCCACAAGGCGCACTTCATCGGCTTCTTCGACGACCCGGTCCGGCACGGTTTCATGAACGAGCACTCCCAAGATCTGTGAAGCCCTCGGCATCCTGCTTTCAACGTGCTGGACGTTCAGCGTCGAATACACATCGATGCCGGCGGCAAGGAGCTCCTCGACGTCCTGCCAGCGCTTCTGGTGCCCTTCGCCCGGAACGTCGGCGTGAGCTAGCTCGTCGACGAGCGCGAGCGCAGGCCTCCTTGCGATGATCCCGTCGATGTCAGGCTCGGTGAAGTGACCGCCGTGGTACTCGATCACCCGGGGAGGAACTGTCTCCAGGTCGCCGGCGAGCGCCCATGTCTCCGGCCGAACGTGCGGTTCGAGATAGCCGATGATGACGTCTTCGCCGCTCCCTGCTCTCGCGATGCCGTCCCTGAGCATCGAGTATGTCTTCCCGACCCCCGCCGAGTAGCCAAAGAAGATCGTGTGGCGTCCGCGAGCCTGGCCCTCGCCGCCGGCGTTCCTGCACGTGCCAGCCTCGCGCCTACCGTCCATGCCAGTCCCGGGCAGCGATGTGGTTGCACGCTGTGACATGGCTCATCGCGACCCTTTGAGGGCGTCGAGTGCCAAGTTGAGCGTGAAGACGTTGACTCGCGGCTCGCCGAGGAACCCGAGCGTACGACCTTGGACGTGTTGTTCCACGAGCGTATGCACGACGTCCTCGGTCAGCCCGCGCGCTTTGGCGACTCTGGGTGTCTGCGCGAGCGCATTGGCGACGGAGATGTCCGGATCCAATCCGCTGCCTGAAGCCGTCACCATGTCAACCGGAACAGTTCCGGTCGTCAGCCCAGGGTTGTCGACGGTGGCGCTGGCGACGCGCCCTTGCACGGTGTCAAACAGTGTCTTGCTTGTCGGACCCAAGTTGGAGCCCGCGGATGCGGAAGCTTCCCAGCCTGCTCCGGCAGACGAGGGGCGCGACCAGAAGTACTTGGGCGATGAGAAGCCCTGAGCGATGAGAGCCGAACCCGCGGCCTGACCGCCGACACTGACGATGCTGCCATTGGCCGCCGATGGGAACGCGGCCTGCGAGATGCCGAGGATAACCAGCGGGTAGGCGATGCCGAGCACGACGATCACGACGACCATCATCTTCGTCGCGATCCAGAGATGTCGAAGCATTGGTCTGCCCTCCTAACCGAG encodes the following:
- the kdpC gene encoding potassium-transporting ATPase subunit KdpC translates to MLRHLWIATKMMVVVIVVLGIAYPLVILGISQAAFPSAANGSIVSVGGQAAGSALIAQGFSSPKYFWSRPSSAGAGWEASASAGSNLGPTSKTLFDTVQGRVASATVDNPGLTTGTVPVDMVTASGSGLDPDISVANALAQTPRVAKARGLTEDVVHTLVEQHVQGRTLGFLGEPRVNVFTLNLALDALKGSR
- a CDS encoding cation:proton antiporter — protein: MPTTANILLDLLVVFAAAKFFGEIFERLKLPAVVGEIIAGIVVGPYGLGLVRTISVPLMTLSLLGVIVLRFVVGLETKPSEFFRVGPRAFVVAAFGVILSFAGGIGFGLVFGFSWLAALFIGTAIVSTSVGVTARVLKDRGLVRLEVSKLILAAAVIDDVIGLLLLAIVMGSVGGSFQPIRIAVVAGGIVLFLVFELWIAPKLVARHAHLIEYLHIPNAPFVVAMIIMLATAAISEQIGLAAVIGGFLAGMMLAETEDSYCLVRDTRPLYDWLVPYFFAMTGMSVRLSLFRDPRILGLGVLLTVVAIGAKVIGCGLGDLGGGLREMIAVGVGMIPRAEVPLVVAAAGVTLKIIDARLYAVLIFVVVVSLLISPPMLSLVLPRSDA